The proteins below come from a single Prolixibacter sp. NT017 genomic window:
- a CDS encoding restriction endonuclease subunit S — protein MSWKMETFGTLLSESRIPCEHPNIERRIRVKLNVQGVERRPVGSEKEGATKQYIRKAGQFIYGKQNFHKGAFGVIPEELDGFETSADIPSFDVRKDCLAEWIYYFFKAGNRYLELIEYARGVGSQRIHPKQLSSLKIPLPPIEEQKRIIEELRFLESNPLSSELSHQLDLVKQLRQAFLREAMQGKLVPQNPDDEPASVLLQKIKAEKERLIKEKKIKKQKLLPPIKEEEIPFEIPENWVWCRLGDVVVMSRGRFSVRPRNDLRYFNGTYPFLQIGSLDEIGSIIFEAPQSLNEKGLAVSKMFPKGTIVIAIVGGTIGNLGVLGRDMCFTDSMVGFYPYKDIYNSKYILNFLRYQQPSIKHASYQMAGQPNIKIPTLSELIFPLPPLSEQHRIVAKLDELMHYCDRLEEQIKTSQQQNNLLLQQVLREALRPQPKTEEEELPTAVELKVVYKKPKAHKGTSRKCDRAERAILAGHIINHTYREDFGRVKFQKLLHLTEYHCQIDIDSNYVQKVAGPYDRELIKVIESTLKRFRFFEIRESKRTGKRVTYKPLAAASELDNFFRKDFPKETKRIDSLLNKFARFSYEECEIISTLYAVWNNRIIREQPVTDELLKQDFLEWDKHKAKYTDRLDNALRWMEKEDIIPVGWGKLIEKPVVQE, from the coding sequence ATGAGCTGGAAAATGGAAACTTTTGGTACCCTCTTATCGGAAAGTCGTATTCCTTGCGAACATCCTAATATAGAAAGAAGGATACGGGTAAAATTAAATGTTCAAGGTGTTGAAAGAAGGCCCGTAGGTTCTGAAAAAGAAGGGGCAACAAAACAATACATTAGGAAAGCGGGCCAATTCATTTACGGAAAACAAAATTTTCATAAAGGGGCTTTTGGAGTTATACCAGAAGAACTTGACGGTTTCGAAACCAGTGCAGATATCCCGAGCTTTGATGTTAGAAAGGATTGTCTTGCTGAATGGATTTATTACTTTTTTAAAGCCGGTAATCGATATTTAGAATTAATTGAATATGCAAGGGGTGTTGGCTCCCAGAGAATACATCCAAAGCAATTATCTTCATTAAAGATACCTCTACCACCAATTGAAGAACAAAAAAGAATAATTGAAGAATTAAGATTTCTTGAATCAAATCCGTTATCCTCTGAGCTCTCCCACCAACTCGATCTAGTCAAACAACTCCGTCAGGCCTTTTTGCGCGAAGCCATGCAGGGCAAACTCGTTCCTCAGAATCCCGATGATGAACCCGCTTCGGTGCTGTTGCAAAAAATCAAAGCTGAAAAAGAGCGCCTCATCAAAGAGAAGAAAATTAAAAAGCAAAAACTTCTGCCTCCCATCAAAGAAGAAGAAATCCCGTTTGAAATACCCGAAAATTGGGTGTGGTGCAGATTGGGTGATGTAGTTGTTATGAGTAGAGGCCGATTTTCTGTGAGACCACGAAACGATTTAAGATATTTTAATGGTACTTATCCTTTTCTTCAAATTGGTAGTTTAGATGAAATCGGCTCTATCATATTTGAAGCTCCTCAATCACTGAACGAAAAGGGACTTGCAGTTTCAAAGATGTTTCCTAAGGGGACTATTGTAATAGCAATCGTTGGTGGCACAATAGGGAATTTGGGTGTACTCGGTAGAGATATGTGTTTTACTGATTCAATGGTGGGGTTCTATCCTTATAAAGACATTTATAACTCAAAATATATTTTGAACTTTTTAAGGTACCAACAACCTTCAATAAAGCATGCTTCATACCAAATGGCCGGTCAACCAAACATCAAAATTCCAACTCTATCTGAATTAATATTTCCTCTACCTCCACTTTCAGAGCAACATCGCATCGTAGCCAAACTAGACGAACTCATGCATTACTGCGACCGGTTGGAAGAGCAAATCAAAACCAGTCAACAACAAAACAACTTATTGTTGCAACAGGTATTGCGCGAAGCTTTGCGACCCCAACCCAAAACGGAAGAGGAAGAACTCCCCACAGCTGTCGAGCTAAAAGTGGTTTACAAAAAACCAAAAGCTCATAAGGGCACATCCAGAAAATGCGATCGGGCCGAACGGGCCATCCTCGCAGGCCACATCATTAATCACACCTATCGGGAAGACTTTGGACGGGTCAAATTTCAAAAACTGCTGCACCTGACAGAATACCACTGCCAAATCGATATCGACTCGAACTATGTGCAAAAAGTAGCCGGTCCGTATGACAGGGAGCTGATCAAAGTCATCGAGTCGACCTTAAAACGATTCCGTTTCTTTGAAATCAGGGAATCGAAACGCACAGGCAAACGGGTAACATATAAACCATTGGCTGCGGCATCGGAATTAGATAATTTCTTCAGAAAGGATTTTCCCAAAGAGACCAAACGTATCGATAGTCTGCTCAACAAGTTCGCACGATTCTCTTACGAAGAATGTGAAATCATCTCCACCCTGTATGCTGTATGGAACAACCGGATTATCCGGGAACAACCGGTCACTGACGAATTGCTGAAACAAGACTTCCTGGAATGGGACAAACATAAAGCAAAATACACCGACCGGTTAGACAATGCTTTGAGATGGATGGAAAAAGAAGACATTATTCCTGTTGGATGGGGCAAATTGATTGAAAAACCTGTTGTCCAAGAATAA
- a CDS encoding N-6 DNA methylase: MANLKGILDSIRKIMWQDTGLNGDAQRIEQLGWMLFFKIFSDKDKELELLNDKYTSPIPDELHWDAWAGDDEGMTGDELQEFVDRKLFQALRNLPVSASDDLRNKRVLIVREVFEGNNNYMKSGINIRKVLNKLNEINFNIAKERHAFGELYETILKELQSAGKSGEFYTPRAVTQFICEMIDPQLGEKILDPSCGTAGYLTAAIEHLRKQANSVEQNQSIAKNIMGWEYKPLPYLLATTNLILHDIDVPNIIFRDSLDQPLSNYTEKHRVKVILANPPFGGIVANNNENNFPQNFRTKESADLFLILMIHLLKKGGRAGIVLPDGSLTGDGVKQRVRRKLLEDCNLHTVIRLPNSVFQPYATVATNLLFFTKGEPTKEIWYYEHRLPEGQKSYSKTKPIKLKEFDPVKKWWDNRKESDICWKVDIQTIIDRNYDLDIKNPNKQEETTEHSSAELMQMLETSFAKSKTLLNQLKEAVK; encoded by the coding sequence ATGGCAAACCTAAAAGGCATATTAGACAGCATCCGGAAAATCATGTGGCAGGACACCGGCCTCAACGGTGACGCGCAGCGTATCGAACAGTTGGGATGGATGCTCTTCTTCAAAATATTCTCCGACAAAGACAAGGAGCTCGAACTCCTCAACGATAAATACACCAGCCCCATCCCCGATGAATTGCACTGGGATGCCTGGGCCGGAGACGATGAAGGGATGACCGGCGACGAGCTTCAGGAATTTGTCGACCGGAAATTATTTCAGGCGCTTCGCAATTTGCCGGTATCGGCATCCGACGATTTGCGGAACAAACGGGTGTTAATTGTTCGCGAAGTATTCGAGGGCAACAACAACTACATGAAAAGCGGCATCAACATCCGCAAGGTGTTGAACAAGCTCAACGAAATTAATTTCAATATTGCCAAAGAACGTCATGCCTTTGGGGAACTCTACGAAACCATTCTGAAAGAACTGCAAAGTGCCGGCAAGAGTGGCGAATTCTATACCCCCCGGGCCGTCACCCAATTCATTTGCGAAATGATTGACCCGCAACTGGGCGAGAAAATCCTGGATCCAAGCTGCGGAACCGCTGGTTACCTCACAGCCGCCATCGAGCACCTGAGGAAACAGGCCAATAGTGTGGAACAAAATCAAAGCATCGCGAAAAATATCATGGGTTGGGAGTACAAACCATTGCCCTACTTGCTGGCTACCACCAACCTGATTCTGCACGACATTGATGTACCCAACATCATCTTCCGCGATTCGCTCGACCAACCGCTGAGCAACTACACCGAGAAGCACCGGGTGAAAGTCATCCTGGCCAACCCGCCGTTTGGAGGCATTGTTGCCAACAACAACGAGAACAACTTCCCGCAAAACTTCCGGACCAAAGAGAGTGCCGACCTCTTCCTCATCCTCATGATTCACCTCCTGAAAAAAGGCGGACGGGCCGGCATTGTACTACCCGACGGTTCACTTACCGGCGATGGCGTGAAACAACGGGTGCGCCGGAAACTGCTCGAAGATTGCAACCTGCACACCGTTATACGGCTGCCCAATTCGGTGTTTCAGCCCTATGCCACAGTAGCTACCAATCTGTTGTTCTTCACCAAAGGCGAGCCTACCAAAGAAATCTGGTACTACGAGCACCGCCTGCCCGAAGGACAGAAGAGCTACAGCAAAACCAAACCCATTAAGCTGAAAGAGTTCGATCCCGTTAAAAAATGGTGGGACAACCGAAAAGAATCCGACATCTGCTGGAAAGTCGATATCCAAACCATCATCGACCGCAACTACGATTTGGACATCAAGAATCCCAACAAACAGGAGGAAACCACCGAACACAGCAGTGCCGAACTCATGCAGATGCTCGAAACCTCGTTTGCCAAAAGCAAAACGTTGTTGAACCAGTTAAAAGAGGCGGTGAAATGA
- the tnpA gene encoding IS200/IS605 family transposase, translating into MPFVKVHIHLVWSTKNHEPLLYSKEVRDKLWQHMRENARKKDIYIDYIGGYTDHCHCLFSLGIDQTLQKVVQLIKGEASFWFNRQPDFSIALRGKKLEWQNDYFAVSVSESMIDKVRNYIKHQEEHHRHKTFQEEYDEFIHKFGVQKSRE; encoded by the coding sequence ATGCCGTTTGTCAAAGTACATATCCATTTGGTGTGGAGTACAAAAAATCACGAACCACTTTTGTATTCCAAGGAAGTGCGTGACAAACTATGGCAGCATATGCGCGAAAATGCACGTAAAAAAGATATTTATATTGATTACATCGGAGGCTATACCGATCACTGTCACTGCCTGTTTTCGCTGGGAATTGACCAGACGCTGCAAAAAGTAGTACAGCTAATCAAAGGAGAAGCTTCTTTCTGGTTCAACCGGCAACCGGATTTCAGCATAGCATTAAGAGGAAAAAAGCTGGAATGGCAGAATGATTATTTTGCCGTGTCGGTTTCTGAGTCCATGATAGATAAGGTCCGGAACTATATCAAACATCAGGAGGAACATCACCGACACAAAACTTTTCAGGAAGAGTATGACGAGTTTATTCATAAATTTGGGGTTCAAAAATCCAGGGAATGA
- the hsdR gene encoding EcoAI/FtnUII family type I restriction enzme subunit R, translated as MIDKKSLSERDICTKYITPAIERAGWDRITQLLEEVSFTDGKIYVRGKLTARGARKRADYILYYKPNIPVAIIEAKDNKHSVRAGIQQALDYAGILDIPCVFSSNGDGFLFHDRTAIDGDVEHEIGLNDFPSPEVLWEKYKRYKGIKTTEEEKIVAQDYYFDGSGRRPRYYQQIAVNRAVEAIAKGQNRILLVMATGTGKTYTAFQIIHRLWKSGAKKRILFLADRNALIDQTRRGDFKYFKDKMTVVKHRMIDKSYEVYLALYQGLSGADEEANAYKQFSPEFFDLIVVDECHRGSAKEDSAWHEILKYFKKATHVGLTATPKETNEVSNIEYFGTPVYTYSLKQGIDDGFLAPYRVIRINLSVDAEGWRPEQGKKDKEGNLVEDRVYNRKDFDRTLVIDERTETVARKLTEFLRGFDPFAKTIVFCTDIDHAERMRFALSNLNQELVVQNDKYIMQITGDNDEGKRELDNFINPEETYPVIATTSELMTTGVDAQTCKVIVLDSEIKSMTKFKQIIGRGTRINEEFGKMYFSILDFRNVTDLFADKEFDGEPIRVKPVSEDTNLGDIVDEEQKDNTPVIDEETGEEIDIIPPDIRYPEPQTPTGKVTEPRQKVYVNGVDVSVLISREMYFDNNGKPITTSLKDHTKEILKGQFASLDDFLTKWNNSEKKEAIIRELEEQGVLVEALRDAVNREVDLFDLICHVAFDQPPLTRRERANNVRKRNYFTKYGDQARKVLESLLDKYADEGITDIESLDILKVKPLNSFGSPMEIINEFGDKESYMKALRELEQELYSTGA; from the coding sequence ATGATAGATAAAAAATCACTGTCGGAAAGAGATATTTGTACTAAATATATCACACCTGCCATTGAAAGAGCCGGATGGGATAGGATAACGCAGCTGCTGGAAGAAGTCTCTTTTACGGATGGGAAGATATATGTACGAGGAAAACTAACCGCACGAGGAGCCAGAAAAAGAGCAGACTATATCCTCTATTACAAACCAAATATTCCGGTTGCTATTATCGAAGCGAAAGACAATAAGCACTCGGTTCGCGCCGGCATACAACAGGCCTTGGATTATGCCGGAATTTTGGATATCCCATGTGTTTTTAGCAGCAATGGGGATGGTTTTCTATTCCACGACCGAACGGCAATCGATGGAGATGTCGAACACGAAATTGGACTAAATGACTTTCCTTCTCCTGAAGTCCTTTGGGAAAAATACAAGAGATACAAAGGCATAAAGACTACTGAAGAAGAAAAGATTGTTGCACAAGACTATTATTTCGACGGTAGCGGAAGACGTCCCCGGTACTATCAGCAAATAGCAGTTAATCGGGCGGTGGAAGCGATTGCTAAAGGACAGAACCGGATTTTGCTGGTAATGGCCACCGGAACCGGAAAGACCTATACGGCATTTCAAATCATTCACAGGCTTTGGAAAAGTGGTGCGAAAAAAAGAATCCTCTTTCTGGCCGATCGAAACGCCTTAATCGATCAGACACGAAGAGGTGACTTTAAATATTTCAAAGACAAAATGACGGTGGTAAAACACCGCATGATTGATAAAAGCTATGAGGTTTACCTTGCCTTGTACCAGGGATTGTCTGGTGCCGACGAAGAAGCCAATGCCTATAAACAATTTTCTCCCGAATTTTTTGACCTGATTGTAGTAGATGAGTGCCATCGGGGAAGTGCCAAGGAGGACAGTGCTTGGCATGAAATTCTCAAATACTTCAAAAAAGCCACACACGTAGGCCTCACCGCAACTCCCAAAGAGACCAATGAGGTTTCCAATATCGAATATTTTGGTACCCCTGTTTATACCTATTCCTTAAAGCAAGGTATCGACGATGGTTTTCTGGCTCCCTATCGGGTGATACGAATTAACCTGAGTGTGGATGCCGAGGGTTGGCGTCCGGAACAGGGGAAAAAAGACAAAGAGGGTAACCTGGTAGAGGACCGGGTATATAACCGGAAAGATTTCGATCGCACGTTGGTTATCGACGAACGTACCGAAACAGTTGCCCGCAAACTAACCGAATTTTTAAGAGGATTTGATCCGTTTGCAAAGACGATCGTATTTTGCACCGATATCGATCATGCTGAACGGATGCGTTTTGCTTTGTCCAACTTGAATCAGGAGTTGGTCGTACAAAACGACAAGTATATCATGCAAATTACCGGTGATAACGATGAGGGTAAAAGGGAACTCGACAATTTTATTAACCCGGAAGAAACCTACCCGGTCATTGCCACAACATCAGAGTTAATGACGACTGGTGTCGATGCACAAACCTGCAAAGTCATAGTGCTCGATTCTGAGATCAAGTCGATGACCAAATTCAAACAAATTATAGGTCGGGGAACCCGAATCAATGAAGAGTTTGGCAAAATGTACTTTTCCATTCTCGATTTCCGCAACGTCACCGATCTGTTTGCTGATAAAGAATTCGACGGAGAACCAATCCGGGTAAAACCGGTTTCGGAAGACACGAATTTAGGCGATATTGTTGACGAAGAACAAAAAGACAACACGCCGGTTATCGATGAAGAGACCGGTGAAGAGATTGACATAATACCACCGGACATTCGGTATCCGGAACCGCAGACTCCTACAGGTAAAGTAACTGAACCTCGTCAAAAAGTATATGTAAACGGCGTAGACGTTTCGGTACTAATTAGCCGGGAAATGTATTTCGATAACAACGGCAAACCCATTACCACCAGTCTGAAAGATCATACGAAGGAAATATTAAAAGGACAATTTGCATCGCTGGACGATTTCCTGACCAAATGGAACAACTCCGAAAAGAAGGAAGCCATAATAAGGGAGCTTGAGGAACAAGGTGTATTGGTGGAAGCTTTGCGTGACGCAGTAAACAGGGAAGTCGATTTGTTCGACCTCATTTGTCACGTAGCATTCGACCAGCCTCCGCTCACACGAAGAGAACGGGCCAATAATGTCAGGAAACGAAACTATTTCACAAAATACGGCGACCAAGCCAGAAAGGTACTGGAATCGTTGCTGGACAAATATGCCGATGAAGGTATCACCGACATCGAAAGTTTGGATATCCTAAAGGTAAAACCATTAAATTCTTTTGGTTCACCAATGGAAATTATCAATGAATTTGGGGACAAAGAAAGTTACATGAAGGCCCTGAGAGAACTGGAACAGGAGTTATACAGCACTGGTGCATAA
- a CDS encoding DUF502 domain-containing protein, with translation MKKIISWFLQGLLMIAPLAITVYVLYIAFDFTDGLLQAYIRDWLGFSLPGFGILIIFFIITLLGMLGKSIVLRPVIHFTDHLLDRAPLVRVIYTSLRDLFSAFVGKEKKFNRPAMVLINRENDLWKMGFITQETLEQIGRQELVAIYFPHSYNFSGELYMVPASNVHPIDINPAEAMKFIVSGGITKVD, from the coding sequence ATGAAAAAAATTATTTCCTGGTTTTTGCAGGGGTTACTCATGATTGCCCCGCTGGCCATCACCGTTTATGTACTTTACATTGCATTTGACTTTACTGACGGTCTATTGCAAGCCTACATCCGCGATTGGCTGGGTTTCAGTCTTCCAGGCTTCGGCATTCTCATTATATTTTTCATCATCACTTTGTTGGGAATGCTTGGAAAGTCCATTGTACTGCGTCCGGTTATTCATTTCACCGACCATTTACTCGACCGGGCGCCACTGGTACGGGTCATCTACACATCGTTGCGCGATCTGTTTTCGGCCTTTGTCGGAAAAGAAAAAAAGTTTAACCGACCGGCCATGGTGCTCATCAACCGCGAAAATGATCTGTGGAAAATGGGATTCATCACTCAGGAAACACTCGAACAGATTGGTCGGCAGGAATTGGTGGCTATCTATTTCCCACACTCTTACAACTTCTCAGGCGAACTGTACATGGTCCCGGCCTCCAATGTTCATCCTATCGACATCAATCCGGCAGAAGCCATGAAATTTATTGTGTCTGGAGGGATAACGAAGGTGGATTAG